A genomic window from Streptomyces sp. MST-110588 includes:
- a CDS encoding serine hydrolase domain-containing protein: MSAEAKGRGTTISLPLDRLAKEHSVVGGQLAVHHQGTTHTWAFGEEEHDSGRPVSVGTAFALGSTTKALTATSVLQLVSDGDLDLDSPVKTWIEERGAAADHPALNATLRQLLSHTAGLPSDHFDEEAPSLRRWLAGFLTSGDERARASWPTPGSFSYSNIGYAVAGRAVEAATGLPWWQAVRDYLLTPLGTGIGLLPGAPQDGRPLTAAPGHTAHTTPDGRTVVHVVQSTTDAGSAPSGGLAGSAADLVRFARLHLEEPGDLDRSAVADPSVLREMAQPVTGAEPFGLADGWGLGLGHFGPAGRHWLGHDGTLDGSTCHLRIEPRQGTVVALTTNTSSGLALWDSVVEELRECGLDIGLHAPQPPLAAPAATFAECTGTYRNGDLAVTVGIEDQHIVLGLPNGQRDSVAPHTGLFFSGRPGNASLFLGRFVKDVATGEIRALQYSGRTLTREALTARN, encoded by the coding sequence ATGTCTGCGGAAGCGAAGGGTCGCGGTACCACCATCAGCCTGCCCCTCGACCGCCTCGCCAAAGAGCACTCCGTCGTCGGCGGCCAACTGGCCGTCCACCACCAAGGAACCACTCACACCTGGGCCTTCGGCGAGGAGGAGCACGACAGCGGCCGGCCGGTCAGCGTCGGCACCGCCTTCGCCCTCGGCTCGACCACCAAAGCACTGACCGCGACCTCCGTCCTCCAGCTCGTCTCCGACGGCGACCTGGACCTGGACAGCCCCGTGAAGACCTGGATCGAGGAGCGCGGCGCGGCGGCGGACCACCCCGCCCTGAACGCCACGCTGCGCCAACTCCTCAGCCACACCGCCGGGTTGCCCTCCGACCATTTCGACGAGGAAGCGCCCTCGCTGCGCCGCTGGCTGGCCGGGTTCCTCACCTCCGGTGACGAGCGCGCCCGCGCGTCCTGGCCCACGCCCGGCTCCTTCTCGTACTCCAACATCGGCTACGCCGTCGCCGGCCGCGCCGTGGAGGCCGCCACCGGACTGCCCTGGTGGCAGGCGGTCCGCGACTACCTGCTGACGCCGCTGGGCACCGGCATCGGCCTGCTGCCCGGCGCCCCCCAGGACGGCCGGCCGCTGACCGCGGCCCCCGGGCACACCGCCCACACCACCCCCGACGGCCGGACGGTGGTGCACGTCGTCCAGAGCACCACCGACGCGGGCTCGGCGCCCTCCGGCGGCCTCGCGGGCAGCGCCGCCGACCTCGTACGTTTCGCCCGGCTGCACCTGGAGGAGCCCGGCGACCTGGACCGCTCCGCCGTCGCCGACCCGTCCGTATTGCGCGAGATGGCCCAGCCCGTCACCGGCGCCGAACCCTTCGGGCTGGCCGACGGCTGGGGCCTGGGCCTGGGCCACTTCGGCCCCGCCGGCCGCCACTGGCTGGGCCACGACGGCACCCTGGACGGCAGCACCTGTCACCTGCGCATCGAGCCGCGGCAGGGCACCGTCGTCGCCCTGACCACCAACACCTCCTCGGGGCTGGCCCTTTGGGACTCCGTCGTCGAGGAGCTGCGCGAGTGCGGCCTGGACATCGGCCTGCACGCACCGCAGCCGCCGCTGGCCGCGCCCGCCGCGACCTTCGCGGAGTGTACGGGCACCTACCGCAACGGGGACCTGGCCGTGACGGTCGGCATCGAGGACCAGCACATCGTCCTGGGACTGCCCAACGGCCAGCGGGACTCCGTCGCCCCGCACACCGGCCTGTTCTTCTCCGGCCGGCCCGGCAACGCCAGCCTCTTCCTCGGCCGGTTCGTCAAGGACGTGGCCACCGGTGAGATCCGTGCCCTGCAGTACTCCGGACGCACGCTGACACGCGAGGCGCTCACGGCCAGGAACTGA